ctcctagcacagcagatagctgtaagagtaattcaggcagatataCTAGCCCCCTGCTACTTCAGGGCCCTGCCGGGACACTCTGCTATTaacctggtccaggttcttgtttacagggtagaggaggccttccaacagggaaaagatgctttactactcctactagatataAAAGGGGTATTTGATGCTGTAATAtaccaacagctcctttcttacttatGCCTGCAAGGATAgtataaaggcttactctAGCTAtttaaggactggcttactggctgCTTTGTATCTGTTTATAttaaagaaggcactgccacagtACTAATTAAAGGAGGACTCCCCTAGGAATCCCCCCTATCCctaatactcttcctgctatatgcagcaagaatagtctctaccttagaaggctccttctgctatgcagatgatataggcatattattaactgggaataccctggaagagagcttataATAACTGGTAGGGGCCTataagcaaattactgccctagggacagagacaggcctccctttcttaatagagaaaacagagatataatacttctctagaaagcagcagcagcatctccctatagttactctacctggtataggggagattacacTATCCCTATATATATgttggttaggagttcttctggatacaaagcttatTTTTAAAGCCTATATTAATTTGGTCTTCAGCCGCGGGAAATAACttgcccagcacctaaagagacttagcaatacctAGCACAGCTGCCTAGTGGCCTCCAtgcaggcagcagttatacagtaTATTCTCctaacagctctgtacagtgcagaagtcttctatacaggcaaaagacaaaaaggggtagttaacttcctgctttctctcttctgcacagcagccctggctattatcccagcctacaagactacccctactgcagcacttCTCCGCaaagcagacctaccagacccagaagctctactcaacagcatcctccagagGGCAGtagtgagatacatgagccttgatactaaatACCTaattgcccaaatagccgcagagactactGTGGGCAGGCCtaaaaccaggcttaaaaggatcctacagctcctccttagccccctgccagagcacactataatagagctgcctctccctctattatgcatgctcccaacagatAACAAAGACTATAGCCCTGCCCTATTATagatatcagtatacttAGACAGCTTGTgaactggccaaggggcaGGATTTGGCTATGCagtctactttggccctatcctggtaaccaagggacatggccccgcgggccccaggacagaggtcTATGATGCGGaaatcatgggtgctgtagaaggcctacgcgcagccctgggatACTTTGTATGGGTTACTCTACacagctagttatcctcctagacaacctagcagcagcctccctgctagcaagctataggcccACTCCACATAGGCACAGACTGTCAGAGTCCTTTGGCCAGCTTGCTACCCAGTGGTTGGAAGCTCcctcaatcctaaccaggccACGGAAGCCCCTTTAAGTCCGCTGGATCCCATAAGgggctgggattgctgggaacaagctggcagacacccttgcaaagcttgggtcctctatatacagccctaacatccccccatcccctgcatacctacaACGGGAGacaaaacagtggcttcgtacagagacatatacagcatatacTAGTAAGGCACCacaagcctacaagaccctggatatcagaccccatacaaaggaaagccgcacccgcgagcacaagcttccccgttgggtacttggccgactcgtcgccgcccgtacaggccacggagactttatggcataccaccagcgcttcaaccactcagactacctggagagctgctcttgtggtaggaccaagaccccagtgtacttcttcttctgcccatacaccagaaagtgctggaaagatagatagagatatataagggaCAGCCCGTCAAAAataatagactggctcttaagtacagctgccggggctgaagaattcagctgTATCAtacaagaatcatccttcttcaaggatatatgcccgaactgggcccgccggagcgcttgatagtgcgacagtccacacatctacctggataaagggtccggcccctccccccaatctataggtagtcgaaacgggcatctgccctcaaagacctggccagggcagcgccgggtgcttcttctgcttatttccaacatatattgtccatagttgctgcttcaaacctgtatctagctaggttcctaggcagttctgtttaggtagcacgtccagatgcccccttGGGAGGcccgcagatcacgtgggccccgtggATCCGcccgagtgacgttaaataataaaaaccaaaccaaaccaaaccaaacccttTACTTAAGGGGTACTAAAAGACCAAGCAAAAGGAGACCTGGGAGACCACACAGCGGGATCATAGACCACGTGATCATCTCGATCCGCAAACCTGGAGCCTGACTCGCGTCTTCAGGCTTTCAGGCTTTGCGTCCAGCATGGATTGACGCCCAGTAACCGTGAACCTTATTTTGGTTCCATTGTTTAGCTGCACCTGAGATCATGTTAGACTGTTTAGACTGCCATATAACGCTGATTGCTATGAACTGCTTCCTTGTTTCATGTCTTGTTGCGTATTTCCTGTGTATCAGATCGATTAAATGGCCCATTCCCCATAGACTAGTTAGTGTACTAATGTCGATGCTTCAGCCCCCATCAGCCCTGCCTCGGTGCCCTGCCTAGCTTCTCAGGCTCCAGCActcgtcttctgctcctcgtcgcGCTctccccttcccttcctttcctcttcgtccccCGCCCAACGAGCGTTCTCGTCTCGTTGTCCAACTGGCATCACTTCCTATACTTATTCTCTTATTACTTcccctctctttccctcccatccttctcttccctACAGTCCCTTGTCCTGTTTTATATTTCTCCCTCACTTTAATCCCTTCATTTCCCATTCCCGTCGAGTCTTTCCTTTGTCATTTCTGTCATTTCTGTCATTTCCCTAACTTATAAACCTCTCTAAAACTTAATTGACGCTGCTGTATGGCGTAGCTGACTCCGGCATCCGCGTTTACTCGTTCGCTACCGTATTGATTCTGGATCGCCACAGCTGCAGCTCTGCTTGCACCCGGACACTGAGCGCCTTGTCCCCTCCGTGGTTGGCCCGCATCCCGGTCGCACGCACTCCCACGGTTACCCAATAACTCCTCCACCACGCGTTTGTTATTGTCCATCGGTCGCTCCCGAGCGGGTTTTCAGCCTATCTTTCCATCTCCCTTCCTAGCTACACCGAAGCAAGAGTCGAGATTCCCTTTTGGTTGCTTCGTTCCTCCTAGTGCTCGGTCTTTTGCGCTGCCTTTCCCAGAGCTGACGGTTGAAACGGCTACCCTGGCGGATTACTCACGGACCGACCGCTGTACCCATACAGACCGATCGTCCCACCACCGCCATTCCACTCACCCCGAGCCGTGGAAATCATCGTAAAGTCTGAGTCGCTGGTCGGCGCACGTAAGGACCGTTTCAGGAgacagctggagaattgTCAACAGTGAATATTGAACTGGATGCCGAATAATGACTGTGGTTTGATGCGGGACAACAGATAGAGCGAGCCACGAGCTTAAAAATCCAGCTGCAGGTAAATCGTGGTTTCAAGGAACAACCACAGTTTACCGACATAAAACTAAAGTATGGAGGATTCACAACGAGGAAACGCCTCGATGATGTCCATGATGGATGACCCTTTCGTTGTCAGCCCAGAAGGGGCGCGAGACCCCCCATCAACGAACCAATATTCAACATTCGATGCGCAACTGTTCAATCTGGATGCATCGACTCCCGCGCAAGCAAAACGGGCTCTCGAGGCCCATCTGGCGGAAACCGAGCGCCGACTTGAGGAAGCGTCGAAGCTGGGTACTGCGCTCGTCGAACAACGGAAGGACCTGGAGGACAAGCTCAGAGAAGTGGAACaacagcaggaggagggtcaAATCGGTGAGGAGCTTCGTCGGAAACTGGCCGATTTGGAGCGTGAATACAACGAAATAGGCCAGGAGACGGCGCGAGCGTTCCTTGCACCAAAGCGCCTTGCTGGTGGAGATGATGGTCACCTAGGCACACCCTCTATGGACCAGAAGGTTTGCTTTAGCCGCGCACAAGCGATTAACGCCCCAGAAACAGATTGCTAATTCTCCGACTCTAGTCGCCGCTCCATTCAGCACTATTCGCCGGCCAAGCTACCAATTCGCCTAGCAAAGTGAGCGTCCCGTCGCGCAAATCGCGAAACCAGTCGAACCGCGTCCATGATATCGAGTTTGCCACCGAAATCTCGACGTCGCTACTTGCACAAGTACGCCAGCTGCAGTCATTGCTCGCCGAACGCGAAGAGACACTGAAAACCGTGAACCTGGAGAAGTCGCGACTGGAGCTAGAGGCGGAGGGTTATGCACAACGAATCCGCGCTTtggacgagagcgaggaacGGTATAAGGACGAGAACTGGGCGCTAGAAACCAAGATCCATGAGCTGATGGCTGCCGTGAAAGATGTCACAGACCGTGAGACGAAACTAACTAGCAGTCTGGGGGCGGCCACTGCGGAGAAAAGCGCCATGGAGCGGGAGCTGGAGGACCTGAAACAAGCGAACGCGAAACTCATTGAGGACCATACTGCGGCTCAGAAGGCCAACGATGCTGAGATTAATACTTTACGCCGGAACCTCAGTGCCGGTGATGCGGAGAGGCTCACACTTCAGCGGAAGCTTGAGGATATGAACACTCAGAATCAAGAGCTCGCAAAAGCAGTTGCCATGCGATTGCGGCAGCAAGAAGCCGAGTCTACGAGGGAAGTTGTCCGCCCACACGATtccgaagacgaagagcaagccACGCCAGAGAACTCTCCTCCACCGTCGCCGAACAAATTCACCCCTCGTCATAACCACCTTGAGACTGAGACCTTGCGGAGCTCGCTTGGCCACGCTCATCGGATGATCCAGAACCTGCGAAGTACAATCCACCGTGAGAAGACTgagaagatcgagctgaAGCGCATGCTccaagaagctcgagatGAGGTGGAGCAGCGCCGCCGTGACTCGGTTGCTGCCAATGGACCTACCAACAAGCGACAAAAGACAAAGGCCGAGACGCGCAAACCTGCACGTCCGGACCTGTTGGGTGCCGGTAGAAAGAAGGCGGAGGTCGAAATTCACGACTCGGACTGGGAATCCAATGCTGGCGACATCAGCCCGACTCATAAAGCGTCTAATGATTCCCGCGATCGCCGTGGAGACCAGCCGATTGATGACCGTAGTGATGCCTACCATACTGCGACAGAGGCTGATGATCCCTTCGAGACCGCCAATGAAAGGGAGACCACAACCGAAAGTGAAGCCTTCCAGACCGGCGTGGAGAGCATGGCTGGCGACAGCACGGATAGTGATGAACTTACTGAGACCGAAGATCGTGTTCAAAGGACTCCTCGCGGACGAGTCTCCTCCATGACTTTGGCAAAGGCCCGTGACCGAACATCTTACTATAGCACCGCATCCACTTCTGCCGATGAGGGTGACAGTACAGATCCTGGAACGCCGTCCATTAGCCAGTTCTCCACACCCCGTTACCGCCTgcgaaagaagaggagcgtTTTGCGCAAGATTCGCCCGTCCGGCGAGGCTCCGATGGCCTTCAATAGCCGACCCTCAAGTGCTAGGGAATCCCCGTCGACTAGCTTCACTCGGGATACATCCGCGGCTCCTGAAGGTCAAAGTCTCTTTGCAGAGCTTGCCGAAGTCGatggggatgaagatgatttcGGTCCACCGATGCAGTTCGAGGCGGCATCTCCCTCAACCCCGCGCATGCTTCCAGGATTTGATTCAAGGAGACCGTCCGCAGTTACCGTGGAGCTTCCCTCGAAGCCCGATATGGTTGACTCCGGCGTCATGACTGACCCTTGGGAGCCCAACCTTCATCTCGCTTCTCAGACTGACGATGAAACGGTCATCAGTGTTCCTGTAACGCCTGATAAGCCAACAATGTCGGACGCCAGTACTGGCATGGATGTTGTGGAGTCACCCAGCTTAGTTCACTCTTCAACCCAGTGGACTCCGCTGAAGCCTAATGCCGAAACAAGTGACGATCATGTCCTGAGTGTGCCTACGCCACCAAAGATGGCATGGGACGGCCAGACTCTCAATGAGGAACGGAAAGTCGACATTCCCGACAGCCCTACAACGCAGAGGGAGTTGAATATATCCTCTGTATCTTTTGAAGAGACAGAACCGGTGGCTCCCAGCTTCCCAGAGCTGAGAACAGCTTTCTTCGTGGGAAGCACGACAGAACCCGTTGCCGCTCCCGTCCCTGTGCCGCCAGAGGTAGCCTTGTCGCCAATCTCGTCACAAACCACTCAACCGACCGAGCCCGTCATTCCTGCTCCGCCCGAGCCCGAACCAATATATGTACCGGAGATGGCATTTTCTCAGATTCTCGTGGAGGATACGCTGCCCATCCTTGCCAAGCTTCCTGAGCCTGCGCCTGAACGCGTGTTTGCCGAGCAAGGGACAAGTACAGATATTGCGGAGCTTTCAGTTTCGGCTATATCATCAGAACAAACTGAGCCGGTTGAGCCGGTTTATGAGCCAAAGCAAGACGTCGCCATCGTGGCTGAAGCTGTCCCTGAAGGCCCGCTATCCTTCGTTGAACAAGGGACAAATACAGACGACGTGGAGATTTCGTTTCCCGCCATCTCCTCAGTCGAAACTGAACCTGTTGCGCCCGTTCGAGAGACCAAGGATGACGTTCCTGAGCCGGTGCTGTCCCTTACCGAGCAAGGAACAAGCACGGATACTGTGGAATTCTCAGTTTCGAGCATTTCTTCGGAAGAGACCGAGCCTGTTGAGCCTATCCGTgaggcaaaggaagaagcggccgCTGTGGATGATGTGGCCTCAGAATCCACTCATCCCGTATTGAGCATCTTCCTCACCCCTCCCGCATACACCGAGCCAACTGCGCCAAAGCTCCAAGAAGCCGTTattccgccagcaccgcagTTGGCGTTGTCTACGGTTAGCTCAGTTGAAACACCGCCTGTCCAATATACTCCGGATGTACTAATCCTGCCCACGCCCCCGGCTCTCGACGAGAACACTCCCCCTAGTGTAATGGCCAGCACTGCTAAAGCAACAAAGAGTGCCCCACCGCTTGTTGTCGTGGATGACAACACGGACAAGGGTACTGCTGATGGGTTGGTTACCCAGCAGAACGGTGTGACACTTCCTTTGGGTGCGATCTCTGGAAATGCGGCTCCCCGTCGCGCAAGGTCGGGCTCGTCCAACCAGGCCGACCAGGGTGCTCAGACCATCTTGTCATCCAAGCAAATCGATCAACTCCTTATTGACCGAGCTTCTGTCAGACCACTTTCTCCTCCTGATAGCGACAAGCTCAACGAGATGAGCAACTCACCATTCGCCACACCAAAGGCGCGATCGCGCCCTGTTCCCCAGGCTTCCAATGCCTCTTTACACAAGAGGCCTGGAAGCGCCGCGAGCCAAGCATCAAGTGTGCAGATTCATCCTCCATTACCTGCTGACCATAAAGAAGCTATCAtggctgcggagaagaaatccATCGATCAACGCCCGGCGTCTGCTGGTTTGATGGGCCCGCCACTTGCACCAGCCTCCGCAGTACGAGCGAGCTCACAGCAACGGCCTAGGACGCCGAATGAGTCCGCTCTTCAAGTCGGCTC
This sequence is a window from Aspergillus nidulans FGSC A4 chromosome IV. Protein-coding genes within it:
- the apsA gene encoding protein apsA (transcript_id=CADANIAT00000894), whose amino-acid sequence is MEDSQRGNASMMSMMDDPFVVSPEGARDPPSTNQYSTFDAQLFNLDASTPAQAKRALEAHLAETERRLEEASKLGTALVEQRKDLEDKLREVEQQQEEGQIGEELRRKLADLEREYNEIGQETARAFLAPKRLAGGDDGHLGTPSMDQKSPLHSALFAGQATNSPSKVSVPSRKSRNQSNRVHDIEFATEISTSLLAQVRQLQSLLAEREETLKTVNLEKSRLELEAEGYAQRIRALDESEERYKDENWALETKIHELMAAVKDVTDRETKLTSSLGAATAEKSAMERELEDLKQANAKLIEDHTAAQKANDAEINTLRRNLSAGDAERLTLQRKLEDMNTQNQELAKAVAMRLRQQEAESTREVVRPHDSEDEEQATPENSPPPSPNKFTPRHNHLETETLRSSLGHAHRMIQNLRSTIHREKTEKIELKRMLQEARDEVEQRRRDSVAANGPTNKRQKTKAETRKPARPDLLGAGRKKAEVEIHDSDWESNAGDISPTHKASNDSRDRRGDQPIDDRSDAYHTATEADDPFETANERETTTESEAFQTGVESMAGDSTDSDELTETEDRVQRTPRGRVSSMTLAKARDRTSYYSTASTSADEGDSTDPGTPSISQFSTPRYRLRKKRSVLRKIRPSGEAPMAFNSRPSSARESPSTSFTRDTSAAPEGQSLFAELAEVDGDEDDFGPPMQFEAASPSTPRMLPGFDSRRPSAVTVELPSKPDMVDSGVMTDPWEPNLHLASQTDDETVISVPVTPDKPTMSDASTGMDVVESPSLVHSSTQWTPLKPNAETSDDHVLSVPTPPKMAWDGQTLNEERKVDIPDSPTTQRELNISSVSFEETEPVAPSFPELRTAFFVGSTTEPVAAPVPVPPEVALSPISSQTTQPTEPVIPAPPEPEPIYVPEMAFSQILVEDTLPILAKLPEPAPERVFAEQGTSTDIAELSVSAISSEQTEPVEPVYEPKQDVAIVAEAVPEGPLSFVEQGTNTDDVEISFPAISSVETEPVAPVRETKDDVPEPVLSLTEQGTSTDTVEFSVSSISSEETEPVEPIREAKEEAAAVDDVASESTHPVLSIFLTPPAYTEPTAPKLQEAVIPPAPQLALSTVSSVETPPVQYTPDVLILPTPPALDENTPPSVMASTAKATKSAPPLVVVDDNTDKGTADGLVTQQNGVTLPLGAISGNAAPRRARSGSSNQADQGAQTILSSKQIDQLLIDRASVRPLSPPDSDKLNEMSNSPFATPKARSRPVPQASNASLHKRPGSAASQASSVQIHPPLPADHKEAIMAAEKKSIDQRPASAGLMGPPLAPASAVRASSQQRPRTPNESALQVGSAKTTTSRASVRRDSHMSRRSSVSSFASELEERFNMQPNPPFAPQGYSTGTDPRMIQAITQTMIGEFLWKYTRRAVSGEISNTRHRRYFWVHPYTRTLYWSEHDPQSAGKSEGRTKSVSIEAVRVVADDNPYPPGLHCKSLEVVSPGRRIRFTATTSQRHETWFNALSYLLVRNGPEDEEAENGVTLDDIDEFNPGFRSRSRQTARMSVSSSQSRGTRGLPKQRSGSAMSLRPSVTPGRASPYPPSHYSDQARQASSSRLSTIFNSTIKGSFGRKGPYAASSLNEDSIHNHDDSVEDLRHMMDRGDDVDRLENVRACCDGKHDVSSLSRTSRYSPRANRIHSHH